The following are encoded together in the Candidatus Methylomirabilis oxygeniifera genome:
- the cheR gene encoding Chemotaxis protein methyltransferase (Evidence 2b : Function of strongly homologous gene; PubMedId : 15720548, 15916598, 9989504; Product type e : enzyme): MQRTAVGPLLHIPLETTISDQEFRLFQNLVKAHTGIALSEHKRNLVCSRLGKRLRALKLVSFKQYYDYLSGETGHTELEHFVNAITTNKTDFYREKSHFDFLEQEMVPAWKARAVRTGERRIRIWSAGCSSGEEPYTIAITLRRAIENLPTWDVRILASDIDTEVLARAAQGVYAAERVAEIPRSILERHFLQGTGAHDGFVQVVPELRKLITFRRINLQDSQWPIQTRFDCVFCRNVIIYFDKPTQRRLMERFAGYLQDDGHLFLGHSESLHGMSDQFTPLRNTVYRKREGRILELPQGAEATA; this comes from the coding sequence ATGCAGCGAACTGCAGTCGGGCCTTTGTTGCACATTCCGTTAGAGACCACGATCTCTGATCAGGAATTTCGGCTGTTTCAGAATCTGGTCAAAGCCCATACCGGGATCGCTCTGAGCGAGCACAAGCGAAATCTGGTGTGCTCCAGGCTGGGGAAACGGCTGCGCGCGCTGAAGCTGGTATCCTTCAAGCAGTACTACGACTATCTGAGCGGCGAGACGGGACATACCGAGCTGGAACACTTCGTCAATGCCATTACGACGAATAAGACTGATTTTTATCGCGAAAAGTCGCACTTCGATTTCCTGGAGCAAGAGATGGTGCCGGCCTGGAAGGCGCGGGCTGTTCGGACCGGAGAGCGACGGATTCGGATCTGGAGCGCCGGGTGCAGCAGCGGCGAGGAGCCCTACACGATCGCCATCACGCTGCGAAGGGCCATCGAGAATTTGCCGACCTGGGATGTGCGCATCTTGGCCTCGGACATCGATACGGAGGTTCTGGCCAGAGCGGCGCAGGGTGTCTATGCGGCGGAACGCGTTGCCGAGATTCCTCGATCCATTCTCGAGCGGCACTTCTTGCAAGGGACGGGAGCGCACGACGGATTCGTGCAGGTGGTTCCGGAGCTGCGAAAGCTGATCACATTTCGTCGAATTAACCTACAGGACAGCCAGTGGCCGATCCAAACGCGTTTTGACTGCGTCTTCTGCCGAAACGTCATTATCTACTTCGACAAGCCGACGCAGCGCCGTCTTATGGAACGCTTTGCCGGCTATCTTCAAGATGACGGCCACCTCTTTCTCGGACATTCCGAATCGCTCCATGGGATGAGCGATCAGTTTACCCCTCTTCGCAACACGGTCTACCGGAAGCGCGAAGGGCGGATTCTGGAGCTGCCACAGGGTGCGGAGGCGACTGCATGA
- the cheB gene encoding Chemotaxis Response Regulator protein CheB-glutamate methylesterase (Evidence 2a : Function of homologous gene experimentally demonstrated in an other organism; PubMedId : 15187186, 15720548, 15916598; Product type e : enzyme), whose protein sequence is MNNKIRVLIVDDSALMRKMLTVLLGRDPQIEVIGAAADPFFARDKIKALNPDVLTLDVEMPRMDGLTFLEKLMRGHPMPVVMVSSLTEAGCETTLRALELGAVDFITKPQVDLREHMDEIAEEIIGKVRAASLARVVRRERREPVLVGAGAATRSPAHGAMIRTTDRVIAVGASTGGTEALKDFLTMLPANAPGIVIVQHMPEKFTKSFAERCDQLCTVRVKEAADGDRVLPGHALIAPGNYHMALRRNGAQYFVNVYSGPPVNRHRPSVDVLFESAAECAGRNAVGVIMTGMGADGAKGLLRMKQAGARTIAQDEASCVVFGMPKEAIALGAADHILPLPMIPYKTLELAAE, encoded by the coding sequence ATGAATAACAAGATTCGCGTCCTGATTGTGGATGATTCGGCGTTGATGCGTAAGATGCTGACCGTCCTGTTGGGCCGCGATCCGCAGATCGAAGTAATCGGCGCGGCAGCCGATCCGTTTTTTGCCAGAGACAAGATTAAGGCTCTGAACCCGGACGTCCTGACCTTGGACGTTGAGATGCCGCGGATGGACGGCCTCACCTTTTTGGAGAAACTGATGCGGGGCCATCCGATGCCGGTGGTGATGGTCTCGTCCCTGACCGAGGCGGGGTGCGAGACGACGCTGCGCGCCCTCGAGCTAGGGGCTGTCGATTTTATTACCAAGCCACAGGTGGATCTCAGGGAGCATATGGACGAAATTGCCGAGGAGATCATCGGGAAGGTCCGGGCGGCCTCATTGGCTCGAGTCGTTCGCCGCGAGAGGCGGGAGCCGGTTCTGGTCGGTGCCGGGGCAGCAACCCGATCACCGGCGCATGGGGCGATGATCCGGACGACGGATCGAGTTATCGCCGTGGGGGCGTCTACGGGGGGGACCGAGGCGCTGAAGGATTTCCTCACGATGTTGCCTGCCAACGCCCCGGGTATTGTAATCGTCCAGCATATGCCGGAGAAGTTTACCAAGTCCTTCGCGGAACGGTGTGATCAACTGTGCACGGTTCGGGTGAAGGAGGCGGCCGATGGCGACCGCGTCCTGCCGGGGCACGCGTTGATCGCCCCGGGCAACTATCATATGGCATTACGGCGCAACGGCGCCCAATATTTCGTGAATGTCTACTCTGGTCCGCCGGTGAATCGACATCGTCCGTCGGTTGATGTCCTGTTCGAATCGGCCGCCGAATGCGCAGGACGGAACGCCGTAGGTGTGATCATGACCGGGATGGGGGCCGACGGCGCTAAAGGTCTGCTCCGGATGAAGCAGGCCGGGGCGCGCACCATCGCCCAGGACGAGGCGAGTTGTGTGGTGTTCGGCATGCCGAAGGAGGCAATCGCCTTGGGTGCCGCAGATCACATCCTGCCGCTTCCCATGATTCCGTACAAGACGCTGGAGTTGGCGGCGGAGTAA
- a CDS encoding CheD, stimulates methylation of MCP proteins, giving the protein MKRKAQVSIHIGGVFATREPTVIKTLLGSCIAACLRDPEAGVGGMNHFMLPAALNGNAEDNLSRFGLHAMELLIGEIQKLGGQRARLQAKVFGGGHVLRIADSPNGVPQQNIRFIREFLRTEEIPLLAHDLGGRAARYVLFDTASGRVRLKRLSSVNSVTTVVEREHETTAQREIERYGEITLFDE; this is encoded by the coding sequence ATGAAGCGCAAAGCCCAGGTCAGCATTCACATTGGAGGCGTGTTCGCCACCCGTGAGCCGACTGTCATCAAGACCCTGCTGGGGTCCTGCATTGCCGCCTGTCTACGGGATCCGGAGGCTGGCGTTGGCGGAATGAATCACTTTATGTTGCCCGCCGCGCTGAACGGCAATGCCGAGGACAATCTCTCTCGATTCGGACTTCATGCCATGGAACTGCTGATCGGCGAGATTCAGAAGCTGGGGGGGCAGCGGGCTAGGCTGCAAGCTAAGGTGTTCGGCGGAGGTCATGTTCTCCGGATCGCCGACTCGCCCAACGGAGTTCCTCAGCAGAACATCCGGTTTATTCGGGAGTTCCTGCGTACGGAGGAGATTCCGCTGCTGGCCCATGACTTGGGAGGCCGCGCCGCCCGGTATGTCCTGTTCGATACCGCGTCCGGGAGGGTCAGATTGAAACGCCTCTCCAGCGTCAATAGTGTGACTACCGTGGTGGAGCGGGAGCACGAGACAACGGCACAGCGGGAGATCGAGCGGTACGGGGAAATCACACTGTTTGATGAGTAA
- a CDS encoding Metal-dependent phosphohydrolase, HD subdomain: MTMTPEILRAKIERITTLPTLPQVVTKIASMVESPDTSAADVGRIIAKDQVLSARVLKLVNSTFYGFSRRVSTITHATVLLGFNVVKGLAMSASVFDLLQQGGGDGLDRKHLWDHSIGTARVAGVLARKVGLHEPEEAVVAGLLHDLGKIALCATLPGEFTAIVEVARKRHLLMHEAEAEVVGATHAQIGRWLLERWSLPEKLVEPIAFHHVPHLAREATLTTAIVHLADILCIAASIGDSGDAKVPPLSHAAWNRLGLTMGQVEEALSEVDEQEITMAFA, from the coding sequence ATGACCATGACACCGGAGATCCTGCGAGCGAAGATCGAGCGGATTACTACCCTTCCCACGCTACCGCAGGTTGTCACCAAGATCGCCTCGATGGTCGAAAGCCCCGATACCTCTGCCGCCGATGTGGGACGGATCATCGCGAAAGATCAGGTACTCTCGGCCAGGGTCCTCAAATTAGTCAATTCCACCTTCTACGGCTTTTCACGCCGCGTGTCGACGATTACGCATGCTACGGTACTTCTGGGGTTTAACGTGGTCAAGGGGCTCGCCATGAGCGCGTCTGTCTTCGATCTTCTTCAGCAAGGGGGAGGGGACGGTCTGGATCGCAAGCATCTGTGGGACCACTCGATCGGGACCGCTCGGGTCGCGGGTGTCCTGGCCAGGAAGGTGGGACTTCACGAACCAGAAGAGGCGGTAGTGGCGGGGTTGCTGCACGACCTGGGCAAGATCGCCCTCTGCGCCACGCTGCCTGGGGAGTTTACTGCAATTGTGGAAGTCGCAAGGAAGCGGCATCTCCTCATGCACGAGGCGGAGGCGGAGGTGGTGGGCGCAACCCACGCCCAGATCGGCCGATGGTTGCTTGAGCGATGGAGTTTGCCGGAAAAGCTGGTAGAGCCCATCGCGTTTCATCACGTCCCGCACCTCGCCCGAGAGGCCACGCTTACGACTGCCATTGTTCATTTGGCCGATATTCTCTGCATTGCTGCGAGTATCGGAGATTCGGGAGACGCGAAGGTTCCCCCGCTCTCCCATGCAGCGTGGAATCGTCTTGGTCTGACAATGGGGCAGGTCGAGGAGGCGCTGAGCGAGGTTGACGAGCAAGAGATTACCATGGCCTTTGCCTGA
- the cheW gene encoding Chemotaxis protein cheW (Evidence 2b : Function of strongly homologous gene; PubMedId : 15187186, 15720548, 15916598; Product type r : regulator) gives MNESTIDKTSRANDIHQFLTFALGQEEYGVEILNIQEIKGFSTITPLPNAPVFIKGVLNLRGTIVPIIDLRKKFGMPEVELTKFTVIVVVQVQGRPIGGSQAGQKRTMGFIVDAVSDVLNVAGDDIQTTPELHGQVDTSFINGLAKAGEKLVILLDIEKVLTVADAAATAQAAVEAADWN, from the coding sequence ATGAACGAGTCCACGATCGATAAGACGAGCCGCGCGAATGACATACATCAGTTCCTCACCTTTGCCCTGGGGCAGGAAGAGTACGGGGTGGAGATCCTGAACATCCAGGAGATCAAGGGGTTCTCGACCATCACCCCTCTTCCTAACGCGCCGGTATTTATCAAGGGAGTACTGAATCTTCGAGGCACGATCGTTCCTATTATTGACTTGCGAAAAAAGTTCGGGATGCCGGAAGTGGAGCTAACCAAGTTTACCGTTATCGTAGTGGTCCAGGTCCAGGGTCGTCCGATCGGAGGATCTCAAGCGGGGCAGAAGCGGACCATGGGGTTTATCGTGGATGCGGTCTCCGACGTCCTGAACGTCGCCGGCGACGATATTCAGACTACGCCGGAGCTTCACGGCCAGGTAGATACCTCGTTCATCAATGGGCTGGCCAAGGCCGGAGAGAAGTTAGTGATTCTGCTGGACATCGAGAAGGTGCTGACGGTTGCGGACGCGGCGGCGACCGCACAAGCGGCGGTTGAAGCGGCCGACTGGAACTAA
- a CDS encoding protein of unknown function (Evidence 5 : No homology to any previously reported sequences): MDGHPHRHEEPQDLCTLVEAARRMADGEFRELVTVQAKGEIGRLASFINQTMRNLQELDPSVGASSRRLPKMLGHLSEVVQETEQASLRVLDEIDRIAEEQAAMGQDLQQLAVLLNEEWGKDDRRNAALQTVARLQEIHGRVQGRALEIMGAMEFQDITAQRIQKSMALITEIHDRLLRLLVLFNIPPDEKDGVDVDDKWKAINEFAAASASNAMNQEMADRVLAEFGRNGR, translated from the coding sequence ATGGATGGACATCCGCATCGGCACGAGGAGCCTCAGGATCTCTGCACGCTGGTCGAAGCCGCCAGAAGGATGGCCGATGGAGAGTTCCGGGAGTTGGTAACGGTCCAGGCCAAGGGAGAGATCGGTCGCCTGGCCTCTTTCATCAATCAGACGATGCGGAACCTGCAGGAGTTGGACCCGTCGGTGGGAGCAAGTTCTCGACGTCTTCCCAAGATGCTAGGCCACCTGTCTGAGGTGGTGCAGGAGACAGAGCAGGCCTCGCTTCGTGTGCTCGATGAGATCGACCGGATTGCAGAAGAGCAAGCGGCAATGGGTCAGGACCTGCAACAGCTTGCGGTCCTGTTGAATGAGGAATGGGGAAAGGACGATCGACGGAATGCGGCCCTCCAGACCGTCGCGCGTCTACAGGAGATACATGGTCGCGTACAAGGCCGCGCACTTGAGATCATGGGCGCGATGGAGTTTCAGGATATTACCGCCCAGAGGATTCAGAAAAGCATGGCGCTGATTACCGAGATACATGATCGACTCTTGCGCCTGTTGGTGCTGTTCAATATCCCACCAGATGAAAAAGACGGCGTCGATGTAGACGACAAGTGGAAGGCGATTAATGAATTTGCTGCTGCGTCGGCATCGAATGCGATGAATCAGGAGATGGCGGACCGTGTGCTGGCCGAGTTTGGCCGGAATGGGCGATAG
- the FlgE gene encoding Flagellar basal body and hook proteins: protein MVSGLYTAASGLMAQMAKMEALSQNLANTGTPGFKGDLMVIEGGARGPLQSALLIEGRPEGPQPVWIGRRVTDFGRGLIRETQNPLDLANSGPGYFVVQTPQGVRYTRAGNFAIDAEGHLETPDGSRVQGKKGAVQIPGGRFIVDNSGRILVEGQEVDRLRIVDPDSTALIRGGGSLFTLKPSAPEPPVAKTVEIRQGFLEGSNVDAVTAMTQIMVSLRASEAYQKAIHALDQSLNQAASELGRI from the coding sequence ATGGTGAGTGGACTGTATACGGCAGCGTCCGGTCTGATGGCGCAGATGGCGAAGATGGAGGCGCTGTCGCAGAATCTCGCCAACACGGGAACGCCCGGGTTCAAAGGTGACCTCATGGTCATCGAAGGAGGCGCCAGAGGACCGCTTCAATCCGCCCTACTCATCGAAGGGCGGCCGGAAGGTCCTCAGCCGGTCTGGATTGGTCGCCGCGTGACCGATTTCGGTCGAGGCCTGATCCGTGAGACACAGAATCCGCTGGACCTGGCCAACAGCGGCCCCGGCTACTTTGTCGTACAGACGCCACAAGGAGTGCGCTACACGCGGGCCGGCAATTTCGCTATCGATGCCGAGGGACATCTGGAGACCCCGGATGGCAGCCGCGTTCAGGGTAAGAAAGGGGCGGTTCAGATTCCTGGCGGGCGGTTCATTGTGGATAACAGTGGGCGGATTCTGGTGGAGGGACAGGAGGTTGATCGCCTGCGAATCGTCGATCCGGATTCTACCGCTCTTATCCGAGGGGGAGGTAGCCTCTTTACCCTCAAGCCAAGCGCCCCGGAGCCCCCTGTTGCGAAGACGGTCGAGATCCGCCAGGGATTCCTGGAGGGATCGAACGTTGATGCCGTCACCGCCATGACGCAGATCATGGTCTCCCTACGCGCGTCGGAGGCCTATCAGAAGGCGATCCATGCGCTGGACCAGAGCCTAAACCAGGCGGCCTCTGAGTTGGGCAGAATCTAA
- a CDS encoding protein of unknown function (Evidence 5 : No homology to any previously reported sequences): MLVSAIAGPVPCRWPHVSLSGTPSSRSLQRAPRPKQSHRFRIVKYREIAALPSVARNNEPVSSPGPRQNFPTTQKYGRPEGN, encoded by the coding sequence ATGCTGGTTTCAGCCATTGCAGGTCCCGTGCCATGCAGGTGGCCTCATGTCTCGTTATCTGGAACACCCTCCTCGCGGTCATTGCAACGAGCGCCGCGACCGAAGCAATCTCACCGTTTTCGTATCGTCAAGTACCGTGAGATTGCCGCGCTCCCTTCGGTCGCTCGCAATAACGAGCCAGTGAGTAGCCCGGGACCACGGCAAAATTTTCCGACAACACAGAAATACGGAAGGCCGGAGGGGAATTGA
- a CDS encoding MotA/TolQ/ExbB proton channel precursor: MDLGILGGLAIGLTAIVGSVLLDGGDLRAFVNLPAFLIIAGGTVGATMVTASLKDTLALPKLMKRALCAGVALEPHEVIVTLVDLAQTARKEGVLALQDRVSANGVDPFLRKGIELVIDGADETIVREIMQAEIHSMKARHVKGIEIFGIMGGYAPTMGIIGTVMGLVHVLSKLGEGTDSLGRGIAVAFLATFYGIFSANVLFLPISGNLKVKSEAEVRIREVMMEGVLGIQSGLNPHMLEQKLRSYFASMA, from the coding sequence ATGGACCTCGGCATTCTGGGCGGTCTGGCTATCGGGCTCACGGCGATTGTGGGGTCCGTTCTATTGGACGGGGGAGATCTGCGCGCATTTGTGAACCTCCCAGCCTTTCTGATCATTGCCGGCGGCACCGTGGGCGCGACCATGGTGACGGCCTCACTGAAGGATACCCTCGCACTGCCGAAACTCATGAAGCGGGCGCTATGTGCCGGCGTCGCACTGGAGCCGCATGAGGTGATTGTGACCCTCGTAGACCTCGCCCAGACGGCTAGAAAGGAGGGGGTATTGGCGCTTCAGGACAGGGTATCGGCAAATGGGGTTGACCCGTTCCTGCGCAAGGGGATTGAACTGGTCATCGACGGCGCGGACGAAACGATCGTACGGGAGATCATGCAGGCGGAGATCCACTCGATGAAGGCTCGCCACGTGAAGGGGATTGAGATCTTCGGGATCATGGGCGGCTATGCCCCGACTATGGGGATCATCGGCACTGTCATGGGCTTGGTCCATGTTCTGAGCAAGCTCGGGGAGGGAACGGATAGCCTTGGTCGGGGGATCGCCGTCGCCTTCCTCGCTACGTTCTATGGAATCTTCAGCGCGAATGTGCTCTTTCTTCCAATATCCGGGAATCTCAAGGTCAAGAGTGAGGCGGAGGTCAGAATCCGAGAGGTGATGATGGAGGGAGTTCTGGGGATTCAGTCTGGGCTCAATCCCCACATGCTTGAGCAGAAACTTCGATCGTATTTCGCGTCCATGGCGTGA
- a CDS encoding conserved protein of unknown function (Evidence 4 : Homologs of previously reported genes of unknown function) has product MRLLAIGLLVEGMKVAKPVVHDSGRILLAPGVSMTGRMIERLADQGVAQVWVEAEGPDEGMLSAETAKRMEWALERRFAHVQHDPLMQQIQAIVRKRIRSRASGETYR; this is encoded by the coding sequence ATGCGTCTGCTGGCAATCGGGCTGCTGGTGGAGGGCATGAAGGTGGCCAAGCCGGTAGTTCATGACTCCGGGCGGATCCTGCTGGCGCCGGGAGTATCCATGACCGGGCGGATGATCGAACGACTGGCAGATCAGGGCGTTGCACAGGTCTGGGTGGAGGCGGAAGGGCCCGACGAAGGCATGTTGTCGGCAGAGACGGCGAAGCGGATGGAGTGGGCGCTGGAACGTCGGTTCGCTCACGTGCAACACGACCCGCTGATGCAACAGATCCAGGCCATCGTGCGAAAACGCATTCGGAGTCGTGCCAGCGGCGAGACCTATCGATGA
- a CDS encoding protein of unknown function (Evidence 5 : No homology to any previously reported sequences), translating into MTYADMITLLLAFFIVLYASSRVDGRKYSDLVSSIRMAFGVPLPPRPIVQAGNGGETLLPFPDVVGLLVQQLSSHVEEEIKTGSVEIERNDKGLILRFRDTVLFGLGSATLSDDAKKILDKVARPLFNMPYAIEVEGHTDLLPIRSSNFPSNWELSVTRATAVIRHLVEVHRFPPARLAARGMR; encoded by the coding sequence TTGACCTATGCCGACATGATCACCCTCCTTTTGGCCTTCTTTATCGTTCTGTATGCCTCGTCCAGAGTGGACGGCAGGAAATATAGCGACCTGGTGTCGTCGATCCGGATGGCGTTCGGCGTCCCGCTGCCGCCGCGACCGATTGTGCAGGCAGGGAATGGCGGAGAGACGCTGCTGCCATTTCCCGATGTCGTAGGCCTGTTGGTTCAGCAGTTGAGCTCACACGTCGAGGAAGAGATTAAGACGGGAAGCGTAGAGATCGAGCGGAATGACAAGGGGCTCATTCTTCGCTTTCGGGACACCGTCCTCTTTGGTCTAGGCAGCGCGACTCTTTCCGACGACGCCAAGAAGATTCTGGATAAGGTCGCCCGGCCACTATTCAACATGCCATATGCCATCGAGGTTGAAGGGCACACCGATCTACTCCCCATCAGGTCATCCAACTTTCCCAGCAACTGGGAGCTATCAGTTACGCGCGCGACTGCGGTGATCCGGCATCTGGTAGAGGTCCATCGATTCCCTCCCGCTCGCCTAGCGGCCAGGGGGATGCGATAA
- a CDS encoding protein of unknown function (Evidence 5 : No homology to any previously reported sequences): MGKDTILVIDDDDQVRESLEQYLELLGHKVKSAPDAQAAIGHVRHGVDLVLTDQRLQGTSGLELIREIRKLNLRVPFVLMTGFPDISTVQEARALSVSAFLKKPLDLKDLARRVDVLLGKPDTDRFYGTILLLSQGLADTLEEKLTWGEIRIYDGADEVDQVLEVVIREKPVAILGDVKSPFTLSLLDEYRRRKQDQATFVVAGDEGDLDVIAEALFERKADGAVTLSDTAENIRSHIIECVKRLEEGKEKQRRIRETLIERCMYARPFQRGRYCVYQGPCAFREGWVVVNGAEHQKCAKKPLQFEDWQTVGLCVWPHGEMTLEKVHDVRREISAMIKLGKKAIVIDLTSIKELHVNLLETLVDLHEELMATHHNGTMSVINLDLQLHAEFLRFNQTQGIRLLL, encoded by the coding sequence ATGGGGAAGGATACGATCCTCGTAATCGACGACGACGACCAGGTCAGGGAGTCGCTGGAGCAATACCTGGAGTTACTTGGGCATAAGGTCAAATCGGCTCCTGATGCGCAAGCCGCGATCGGGCATGTGCGCCATGGAGTCGATCTGGTGCTCACCGATCAGCGGCTTCAGGGGACCAGCGGCCTCGAATTGATTCGGGAGATCAGGAAACTGAATCTCCGGGTACCGTTTGTCCTGATGACCGGCTTTCCTGATATCTCAACCGTTCAGGAGGCCAGAGCGTTGAGCGTCTCCGCGTTTCTGAAAAAGCCGCTGGACCTGAAGGATCTGGCCCGTCGAGTCGACGTCCTCCTCGGTAAGCCGGATACGGACCGATTTTATGGCACTATTCTGCTGCTCTCTCAAGGGTTAGCCGACACGTTGGAAGAAAAGCTGACGTGGGGAGAGATTCGCATCTATGACGGAGCGGACGAGGTCGACCAGGTGCTGGAAGTCGTCATCCGCGAAAAGCCTGTGGCGATCCTCGGCGATGTGAAGAGCCCGTTCACGCTTTCGCTTCTCGATGAGTATCGGAGACGAAAGCAGGATCAGGCCACGTTCGTCGTCGCAGGCGATGAAGGCGACCTTGACGTGATTGCCGAGGCTCTGTTCGAGCGGAAGGCCGATGGAGCCGTGACGCTGAGCGATACGGCCGAGAACATCCGATCGCACATTATCGAGTGCGTCAAGCGCCTGGAGGAAGGAAAGGAGAAGCAGCGCAGAATCAGAGAGACGCTTATCGAGCGCTGTATGTACGCGAGACCTTTCCAGCGTGGGCGGTACTGCGTCTATCAAGGTCCGTGCGCCTTTCGGGAGGGCTGGGTTGTCGTCAACGGGGCCGAGCATCAAAAGTGTGCGAAGAAGCCGTTGCAATTTGAAGACTGGCAAACGGTGGGCTTGTGTGTGTGGCCGCATGGTGAGATGACGCTCGAGAAGGTACATGACGTAAGACGAGAGATCAGCGCCATGATCAAACTCGGTAAGAAGGCAATTGTCATCGACCTCACGAGCATCAAGGAACTTCATGTCAATCTTCTGGAGACGCTCGTGGACCTTCACGAGGAACTGATGGCTACCCACCATAACGGCACGATGAGCGTGATCAACCTCGATCTGCAACTTCATGCTGAGTTCCTGAGGTTTAACCAGACCCAGGGGATCAGGTTGCTTCTGTAA
- a CDS encoding Response regulator receiver modulated diguanylate cyclase (fragment), which produces MTDHSAKILFIRVDPSLPHEAVERLMREGFEVKTPSNPCQALYEMYADPPDLMILSDDLSASEGERIARLIRADPVFRQLPMILLLQTGADERVDTWAELQLSDFVAAPVSPQEVCIRSRLCLLRSNLELDANPLTRLPGNNTILQEIQRRLDADQAFALAYLDIDSFKAYNDRYGFARGDDALRMTARIVLNAVVNLGSGSGFVGHIGGDDFVVILPMPQIESACREIIANFDLIAPSLYDETDRRQGSLLLKDRQNRLCRFPLMTLSIAVVPSEGRGFEHVGQLVARAAELKTAAKAKPGSVYLVDRRLLVDSAHTDGLSTAANFSPSPAVLS; this is translated from the coding sequence ATGACGGACCACAGCGCAAAGATTCTGTTCATTCGAGTCGATCCCTCTCTGCCTCATGAGGCGGTCGAGCGTCTGATGCGGGAAGGCTTCGAGGTGAAGACGCCAAGCAATCCTTGCCAGGCGCTGTACGAGATGTATGCCGATCCCCCGGATCTCATGATCCTGAGCGATGACCTGTCCGCCTCGGAGGGAGAGAGGATCGCGAGGCTCATCCGAGCCGATCCGGTGTTCCGCCAGCTTCCGATGATCCTGCTGCTCCAGACCGGGGCCGACGAGCGGGTCGATACGTGGGCGGAGCTTCAGCTTAGCGATTTTGTTGCGGCGCCCGTCAGCCCGCAAGAGGTGTGCATCAGGAGTCGTCTCTGCCTCCTGCGATCAAATCTCGAACTTGATGCCAACCCGCTGACCCGCCTACCCGGAAACAACACCATTCTTCAAGAAATTCAACGGCGGCTTGACGCCGATCAGGCCTTTGCGTTGGCCTATCTCGACATTGACTCGTTCAAGGCGTACAACGATCGGTACGGCTTTGCCAGGGGCGATGACGCACTCAGGATGACGGCGCGAATCGTCTTGAACGCTGTTGTGAACCTGGGGTCGGGATCCGGTTTTGTCGGACATATCGGAGGGGATGACTTTGTTGTGATCCTGCCGATGCCGCAGATCGAATCGGCCTGTCGGGAGATCATCGCAAATTTCGATCTGATCGCGCCTTCCCTCTATGATGAGACTGATCGTCGTCAGGGATCTCTGCTCCTGAAGGACCGCCAGAATCGCCTCTGCCGCTTTCCGCTTATGACGCTATCTATTGCCGTCGTTCCGAGCGAGGGGCGGGGCTTTGAACATGTGGGTCAGCTCGTTGCCCGCGCCGCCGAACTGAAGACTGCCGCGAAGGCCAAACCGGGTAGTGTCTATCTTGTCGATCGGCGGCTTCTGGTGGACTCCGCCCATACCGATGGCTTGAGTACTGCGGCAAATTTTTCCCCATCTCCAGCCGTCCTGTCCTAA